One window of Mauremys reevesii isolate NIE-2019 linkage group 4, ASM1616193v1, whole genome shotgun sequence genomic DNA carries:
- the GMFB gene encoding glia maturation factor beta isoform X2, which produces MSESLVVCDVAEDLVEKLRKFRFRKETNNAAIIMKIDKDKQLVVLDEEHEGISPDELKDELPERQPRFIVYSYKYQHDDGRVSYPLCFIFSSPVGCKPEQQMMYAGSKNKLVQTAELTKVFEIRNTEDLTEEWLREKLGYFH; this is translated from the exons ATG AGTGAATCTCTGGTGGTTTGTGATGTTGCTGAAGATCTGGTGGAAAAGTTGAGAAAATTCCGGTTTCGCAAAGAAACCAACAATGCAGCCATTATAA TGAAGATTGACAAGGATAAGCAGCTGGTGGTACTGGATGAAGAGCATGAG GGCATTTCCCCTGATGAACTAAAAGATGAGCTGCCTGAGAGACAACCTCG ATTCATTGTGTATAGTTACAAGTATCAGCACGATGATGGAAGAGTTTCTTATCCATTGTGCTTTATCTTCTCCAGTCCAGTCG GATGTAAGCCTGAACAACAGATGATGTACGCTGGGAGCAAGAATAAGCTTGTACAAACAGCTGAACTCACTAAG GTATTTGAAATAAGAAATACAGAAGACCTAACTGAAGAATGGCTGCGTGAGAAACTGGGCTACTTCCATTAA
- the GMFB gene encoding glia maturation factor beta isoform X3 translates to MKIDKDKQLVVLDEEHEGISPDELKDELPERQPRFIVYSYKYQHDDGRVSYPLCFIFSSPVGCKPEQQMMYAGSKNKLVQTAELTKVFEIRNTEDLTEEWLREKLGYFH, encoded by the exons A TGAAGATTGACAAGGATAAGCAGCTGGTGGTACTGGATGAAGAGCATGAG GGCATTTCCCCTGATGAACTAAAAGATGAGCTGCCTGAGAGACAACCTCG ATTCATTGTGTATAGTTACAAGTATCAGCACGATGATGGAAGAGTTTCTTATCCATTGTGCTTTATCTTCTCCAGTCCAGTCG GATGTAAGCCTGAACAACAGATGATGTACGCTGGGAGCAAGAATAAGCTTGTACAAACAGCTGAACTCACTAAG GTATTTGAAATAAGAAATACAGAAGACCTAACTGAAGAATGGCTGCGTGAGAAACTGGGCTACTTCCATTAA
- the GMFB gene encoding glia maturation factor beta isoform X1, with translation MEQKLYLKPNGQDLKRTGNRILQSESLVVCDVAEDLVEKLRKFRFRKETNNAAIIMKIDKDKQLVVLDEEHEGISPDELKDELPERQPRFIVYSYKYQHDDGRVSYPLCFIFSSPVGCKPEQQMMYAGSKNKLVQTAELTKVFEIRNTEDLTEEWLREKLGYFH, from the exons ATGGAGCAAAAATTATACCTGAAACCAAATGGGCAGGATCTGAAGAGGACAGGAAACAGAATCCTGCAG AGTGAATCTCTGGTGGTTTGTGATGTTGCTGAAGATCTGGTGGAAAAGTTGAGAAAATTCCGGTTTCGCAAAGAAACCAACAATGCAGCCATTATAA TGAAGATTGACAAGGATAAGCAGCTGGTGGTACTGGATGAAGAGCATGAG GGCATTTCCCCTGATGAACTAAAAGATGAGCTGCCTGAGAGACAACCTCG ATTCATTGTGTATAGTTACAAGTATCAGCACGATGATGGAAGAGTTTCTTATCCATTGTGCTTTATCTTCTCCAGTCCAGTCG GATGTAAGCCTGAACAACAGATGATGTACGCTGGGAGCAAGAATAAGCTTGTACAAACAGCTGAACTCACTAAG GTATTTGAAATAAGAAATACAGAAGACCTAACTGAAGAATGGCTGCGTGAGAAACTGGGCTACTTCCATTAA